The proteins below come from a single Nostoc sp. KVJ3 genomic window:
- a CDS encoding ATP-binding protein: MTPEQFLEFARVLPEPLLLVSGEGQLLATNQPVADMLGLRRQELRGKMLFELVTQSTDDVVKYLQVCSCSRAMVIGSLTLRKNDGQMLICRSQGAVIQPWSPESSALIILRLENRTLASSNFVLLNQKIDELAKEVQRRKQAEEALLKANQELEIRVEERTTALQETLKELQLTQTQLIQAEKMSSLGQMVAGIAHEINNPVSFIHGNLHHAHKYTHDLLKLVQIYQQVCPNTLEIQQKLEEIDLDFLIQDLTKLFQSMKVGTERIQEIVKSLRNFSRLDEAEFKKVNIHEGIDSALMILEHRLQARHDYPEIKVIKKYSQLPNVTCYPGQLNQVFMNILANAIDALEASVSNSEITDNQKLIRNNLQIQIKTEVIDDKWVTVSIADNGLGISEQLRSKVFDPFFTTKPVGKGTGLGLSVSYQIIVGKHDGQLSCFSVPGKGAEFVIKIPVNSGS, from the coding sequence ATGACTCCTGAACAATTTCTTGAATTTGCCAGAGTTTTACCAGAACCTTTGCTCTTGGTAAGTGGAGAGGGTCAGTTGTTAGCGACCAATCAACCAGTAGCAGATATGCTGGGGTTACGTCGTCAGGAACTGCGGGGAAAAATGCTCTTTGAACTTGTAACTCAGTCTACTGACGATGTTGTAAAGTACCTGCAAGTTTGTTCATGTAGCAGAGCAATGGTGATTGGCTCCTTGACTTTACGAAAAAATGATGGACAAATGCTAATATGTCGTAGCCAAGGAGCCGTTATTCAACCTTGGTCTCCTGAATCTTCAGCTTTAATTATCTTACGCTTAGAAAATAGAACTTTAGCCAGCAGTAATTTTGTTCTCCTTAACCAGAAAATCGATGAGTTAGCAAAAGAAGTCCAGAGACGTAAACAGGCAGAGGAAGCGCTCTTGAAAGCTAATCAAGAGTTAGAAATTAGGGTTGAGGAACGTACAACCGCTTTACAAGAAACACTAAAGGAACTACAACTTACCCAAACTCAACTTATCCAAGCTGAGAAAATGTCTAGTTTAGGACAGATGGTCGCTGGTATTGCTCATGAAATTAATAACCCAGTGAGTTTTATTCATGGGAACCTCCATCACGCCCATAAATATACTCATGATTTACTGAAATTGGTGCAAATTTATCAACAAGTTTGTCCGAATACTCTAGAAATTCAACAAAAGCTAGAAGAAATAGACTTAGATTTTCTGATTCAAGATTTAACTAAACTTTTCCAGTCAATGAAAGTGGGAACAGAGCGAATTCAGGAAATTGTTAAATCACTACGTAATTTTTCGAGACTAGATGAAGCAGAATTTAAAAAAGTTAATATTCACGAAGGAATTGATAGTGCTTTAATGATTTTGGAGCATCGACTCCAAGCTAGGCATGATTACCCAGAAATTAAAGTCATCAAAAAATATAGTCAGCTACCTAATGTAACTTGCTATCCCGGTCAACTAAACCAAGTGTTTATGAATATACTTGCTAATGCAATCGATGCACTTGAAGCTTCGGTAAGCAATTCAGAAATAACTGACAATCAAAAGCTGATAAGAAATAATCTCCAAATTCAAATCAAAACTGAAGTAATCGATGACAAATGGGTAACGGTTAGTATTGCTGATAATGGTTTGGGAATAAGTGAACAACTTCGCTCAAAGGTATTCGATCCGTTTTTCACTACTAAACCCGTGGGTAAAGGGACAGGACTAGGGTTATCTGTAAGCTATCAGATTATTGTTGGAAAACATGACGGACAACTTAGCTGTTTTTCTGTTCCAGGAAAAGGTGCGGAATTTGTTATTAAGATACCTGTTAACTCAGGCTCGTAA
- a CDS encoding terpene synthase family protein, with protein sequence MKELLSPTLYCPFLSQTNKHIDALEKHALEWVLHFNLLANEPSYKRFCKSNFFFLTASAYPNCPLEELKIANDWLSWVFIWDDQCDLSELKNKPEVLNNFHQRYLEILNGAELTSQDTLFSHALIDLRQRTLQRASIKWFNYFISYLEDYFFGCVQEATNRAKGIVPDVDTYIMIRRSSVGVYAVLALAEFCNQFIIPDVSRNHSLVKKLELITTDIIAWSNDIFSVSREIASGDVHNLIFVLHYHNKISMEEAIEQVTKIHNEAVHSLIRAESFLPDYREELDVEIPKYISGMHSWIRGNIDWCYQSSRYQNLERLELIEFK encoded by the coding sequence ATGAAGGAATTACTTTCCCCCACTTTATACTGCCCATTTTTGTCCCAAACTAATAAGCATATTGATGCTTTAGAAAAGCACGCTCTTGAATGGGTACTTCACTTTAATCTCTTAGCTAATGAACCATCTTATAAGCGTTTTTGCAAATCAAATTTTTTCTTTCTAACGGCAAGTGCCTATCCTAACTGCCCGCTTGAAGAACTTAAAATTGCAAATGATTGGTTGAGTTGGGTTTTTATTTGGGACGATCAATGCGATCTATCAGAGTTAAAAAATAAACCTGAAGTATTAAATAATTTTCACCAAAGATATTTGGAAATACTTAATGGTGCAGAACTTACGAGCCAAGATACACTATTTAGTCATGCATTAATTGACTTACGACAACGAACTCTCCAAAGAGCTAGCATAAAATGGTTCAATTACTTTATCAGCTACTTGGAAGACTACTTTTTTGGGTGTGTTCAGGAAGCTACCAACCGCGCCAAGGGAATTGTACCTGATGTGGACACTTATATTATGATACGTAGATCAAGCGTAGGAGTTTATGCTGTTCTCGCATTAGCGGAATTTTGTAATCAGTTCATTATTCCTGATGTTTCAAGAAACCACTCCCTTGTGAAAAAGCTGGAACTAATTACAACTGATATTATTGCCTGGTCTAACGATATCTTTTCAGTATCCAGAGAAATAGCTAGCGGTGATGTTCACAATTTAATATTTGTCTTGCATTATCACAATAAAATTTCTATGGAAGAAGCAATAGAGCAGGTAACAAAAATCCATAATGAAGCAGTACATTCATTAATCAGAGCAGAATCATTTCTTCCAGATTACAGGGAAGAATTAGATGTTGAAATTCCCAAATATATATCAGGAATGCATAGTTGGATTCGTGGTAATATCGATTGGTGTTACCAGTCCTCTCGGTATCAAAATTTAGAGAGGCTGGAGTTAATAGAATTTAAATAA
- a CDS encoding NAD(P)H-quinone oxidoreductase subunit N: MDFANIASQLNAGTILPEGIVILTLLGVLIVDLILGRTSARWIGYLAIAGLFASIVALYFQWDAPNPISFSGGFNGDDLSIVFRGIIALSAAVTILMSIRYVDQSGTPLAEFIAILLSATLGGMFLSGASELVMIFISLETLSISSYLLTGYTKRDPRSNEAALKYLLIGASSTAVFLYGVSLLYGLSGGQTELSAIANGIAAAKVGQSLGLVIALVFAIAGIGFKISAAPFHQWTPDVYEGAPTPVIAFLSVGSKAAGFALAIRLLTTAFPLVADEWRFVFTALAVLSMILGNVVALAQTSMKRMLAYSSIAQAGFVMIGLIAGTQAGYASMIFYLLVYLFMNLCGFTCIILFSLRTGTDQIAEYSGLYQKDPLLTLGLSIALLSLGGIPPLAGFFGKIYLFWAGWQAGLYWLVLLGLITSVVSIYYYIRVVKMMVVKEPHEMSDAVKNYPQVRWDLPGLRPLQVGLVVTLIATSIAGILSNPLFTLANNSISNTPFLQATIKSNVKTQNLVLLPKLDSVSQSQPSVDSTAKI; encoded by the coding sequence ATGGATTTTGCTAATATTGCATCCCAGTTAAATGCTGGAACGATTTTACCAGAGGGGATTGTTATTCTCACCCTCTTGGGGGTTTTGATTGTTGATTTGATTTTGGGGCGTACATCCGCACGCTGGATTGGATATCTAGCGATCGCAGGTTTATTTGCTTCGATTGTCGCCCTATATTTTCAATGGGACGCTCCTAATCCCATCTCTTTTAGCGGTGGCTTTAACGGTGATGATTTGAGTATCGTCTTTCGCGGCATCATTGCCTTGTCTGCCGCCGTCACTATACTGATGTCAATTCGCTACGTCGATCAGAGCGGCACGCCATTAGCCGAATTCATCGCTATTTTGCTGAGTGCAACTTTAGGAGGGATGTTTTTATCCGGGGCTAGTGAGTTGGTGATGATTTTCATCTCCCTAGAAACCCTGAGTATTTCCTCTTATTTGTTAACAGGTTATACCAAGCGTGACCCCCGCTCCAATGAAGCGGCGCTGAAATACTTGTTAATTGGGGCTTCCAGTACGGCAGTATTTTTGTACGGTGTATCACTGCTGTATGGACTATCTGGAGGACAAACAGAACTAAGTGCGATCGCAAATGGCATTGCCGCAGCGAAAGTGGGACAATCTTTAGGTTTAGTGATTGCCTTAGTTTTTGCGATCGCAGGTATTGGCTTCAAAATCTCCGCCGCCCCCTTCCACCAGTGGACACCAGACGTTTACGAAGGCGCTCCCACCCCAGTCATCGCCTTTTTATCTGTTGGTTCCAAAGCAGCTGGGTTTGCCCTAGCCATCCGCTTGCTGACAACAGCCTTCCCCCTAGTTGCAGACGAGTGGAGATTTGTCTTCACCGCTCTAGCCGTTCTCAGCATGATTTTGGGTAACGTAGTCGCCCTAGCCCAAACCAGCATGAAACGAATGCTAGCTTACTCATCTATTGCCCAAGCTGGGTTTGTGATGATTGGCTTGATTGCTGGCACACAAGCCGGGTATGCCAGTATGATATTTTACCTCCTGGTTTACTTGTTCATGAACCTGTGTGGCTTTACCTGCATCATCCTGTTCTCACTGCGGACAGGAACCGATCAGATTGCCGAATACTCTGGCTTGTATCAAAAAGACCCACTCCTAACACTGGGGTTGAGTATTGCCCTGCTTTCCCTGGGTGGTATTCCCCCGTTGGCTGGGTTTTTCGGCAAGATTTATTTATTCTGGGCTGGTTGGCAAGCAGGGCTTTATTGGTTAGTCTTACTGGGCTTAATTACCAGCGTCGTCTCCATCTACTACTACATTCGCGTAGTTAAGATGATGGTAGTCAAAGAACCACATGAAATGTCCGACGCAGTAAAAAATTATCCCCAAGTGCGTTGGGATTTGCCTGGGCTAAGACCTTTGCAAGTAGGGTTGGTGGTAACATTAATTGCCACTTCTATAGCAGGGATTTTGTCAAATCCACTGTTTACATTGGCTAACAATTCCATCTCCAATACCCCATTTTTGCAAGCAACAATCAAAAGTAATGTAAAAACACAAAATCTAGTGCTTTTACCAAAGTTAGATTCGGTTAGTCAGTCTCAACCCTCAGTTGATTCTACCGCTAAGATTTAA
- a CDS encoding sensor histidine kinase: MEIVDYQQEIKELKKANRIIQKQLERSETDRIKLEETNEKKEYLLRKVIDELKEYQNSLEERSYELEMMLLNLQIIQNKMSSLGSLVADVAHEINNPVGFIAGNLAPAKEYIENLLHLIDLYQQTYPQTSQEIQETINLIDLEYIREDLPKLISSMKEGTDRISNISNSLRTFSRADTEQKVLFNLHEGIDNTLLILKHRLKDNKIRPAIQVVRNYGELPPLLCFPGQLNQVFMNLLANAIDALEESNYGLSFNEISKNPNQITIHTAQSQDKNHVLIRIQDNGVGISADVQQKIFDHLFTTKPVGKGTGLGLSIAYQIIAQKHRGTLEVKSLLGKGSEFIINLPIY, from the coding sequence ATGGAAATTGTTGATTATCAACAAGAAATTAAGGAACTAAAAAAAGCGAATAGAATTATCCAAAAGCAATTAGAGCGTTCGGAAACAGACCGGATAAAACTAGAAGAGACAAATGAAAAAAAAGAATATTTGCTCAGAAAAGTAATTGATGAATTAAAAGAATATCAAAACAGCCTAGAAGAAAGAAGCTATGAGCTAGAAATGATGCTTCTTAATCTTCAGATAATACAGAATAAAATGTCTAGCTTAGGAAGTTTAGTTGCGGATGTAGCCCATGAAATTAACAACCCAGTTGGGTTTATAGCAGGTAATCTGGCTCCAGCTAAAGAATATATCGAGAATTTATTACATCTGATCGACCTCTATCAGCAAACCTATCCTCAAACATCTCAAGAAATTCAAGAAACAATCAACCTGATTGATCTGGAGTATATACGTGAGGATTTACCTAAGCTCATTTCATCAATGAAGGAAGGTACCGATCGCATTTCTAATATTAGCAACAGCTTGCGAACTTTCTCTAGAGCAGATACAGAACAAAAAGTTTTGTTTAACCTTCATGAAGGTATTGACAATACTCTCCTTATTCTCAAGCATCGTTTGAAAGATAATAAGATTCGTCCTGCTATTCAAGTAGTTAGAAACTACGGCGAACTTCCTCCTTTATTATGCTTTCCCGGACAACTGAATCAGGTATTTATGAATTTGTTGGCAAATGCAATTGATGCTTTAGAAGAGTCTAATTATGGATTGAGTTTTAATGAAATTAGTAAAAATCCCAATCAAATTACAATTCATACTGCTCAAAGTCAAGATAAAAATCACGTATTGATTAGAATTCAAGATAATGGCGTGGGAATATCTGCTGATGTTCAACAAAAAATATTTGACCATTTATTCACAACCAAACCTGTGGGAAAAGGAACTGGATTAGGATTATCAATCGCCTATCAGATTATTGCCCAAAAACATAGGGGAACTCTCGAAGTAAAATCTTTGCTAGGAAAAGGTTCTGAGTTTATAATCAATCTTCCAATTTATTAA
- a CDS encoding methanogen output domain 1-containing protein, which yields MTNVLNHPIATLNLSLERDIFLRTLIRELSGTLQDVVGLEEASGFISVVGERMGTQINQDYKSALKVSNLSPNQVADVLIDLKRRIQGDFYVIEQDDEKIVFGNRVCPFAEKVLNRPAMCMMTSNVFGTIAANNLGYAKVELQETIAQGASGCRVIVYLKLTEEAEDAEGREYFKGLESV from the coding sequence ATGACCAATGTACTTAATCACCCAATAGCTACGCTTAATCTTTCTTTAGAACGCGATATATTTTTACGTACATTAATCAGAGAATTGTCTGGTACTTTGCAGGATGTAGTTGGCTTAGAAGAAGCTTCTGGATTTATTAGTGTAGTTGGTGAAAGGATGGGTACGCAGATTAACCAAGATTACAAATCTGCTCTGAAAGTCTCAAATCTTTCCCCTAACCAAGTCGCTGATGTCTTGATTGATTTAAAAAGACGAATCCAAGGCGATTTTTATGTTATTGAGCAGGATGATGAAAAAATTGTCTTTGGCAATCGTGTCTGCCCATTTGCAGAAAAAGTGCTTAATCGCCCTGCCATGTGTATGATGACTTCAAACGTATTCGGGACGATCGCAGCTAACAATCTGGGCTATGCGAAAGTAGAATTGCAAGAGACAATAGCACAGGGTGCTTCTGGATGTAGAGTTATTGTTTATTTAAAACTCACAGAAGAGGCAGAAGATGCAGAAGGTCGAGAATACTTTAAGGGATTAGAATCTGTATAA
- a CDS encoding hybrid sensor histidine kinase/response regulator, which translates to MNYKSEFQILNLPEDSLILVVDDTTTNLEIVFGILTNVGFNVLTENDAKKALKQAEYILPDLILLDVMMPGIDGFETCKMLKENSATCDIPVIFMTANSDTHSKVKGLNIGAVDYITKPFHEEELLARIKTHLQLRNLTKTLEKRVADRTAALSKALKDLQESQLQLVQTEKMSALGQLVAGVAHEINNPVGFIHGNLGHASIYFQDMINLINLYQEYYPNPVVEIQEEISAIDLNHLLWDLPNLISSMKEGVQRIRNISTSLRTFSRADSDRKIYCNIHDGIDSTIMILKHRLKASENRPDIQVIRDYDNLPELECFIGQLNQVFMNLLANAIDALEESNIGRTYIEIEANPNQILIQTILNENKNHILIRIKDNGVGMSTDVQEKIFDHLFTTKPVGQGTGLGLSIARQIVVEKHGGTLEVNSSPEQGSEFIIKLPI; encoded by the coding sequence ATGAATTACAAGTCAGAGTTTCAAATACTGAATTTACCAGAAGATAGTTTAATTTTAGTAGTGGATGATACTACTACAAATTTAGAAATTGTCTTTGGCATATTAACTAATGTTGGCTTTAACGTTCTTACAGAAAATGATGCTAAAAAGGCACTTAAACAAGCTGAATATATACTACCTGACTTGATTTTATTAGATGTAATGATGCCAGGAATAGATGGCTTTGAAACCTGTAAAATGCTGAAAGAAAATTCAGCTACTTGTGACATACCAGTAATTTTTATGACAGCTAATTCTGATACTCATAGTAAGGTAAAGGGTCTAAATATCGGGGCAGTTGATTACATCACTAAACCTTTTCATGAAGAAGAATTATTAGCTAGAATTAAAACCCATCTGCAATTAAGAAATCTCACAAAAACTTTAGAAAAACGAGTTGCAGATAGGACAGCAGCCTTATCTAAGGCATTAAAAGACCTACAAGAATCTCAACTTCAGCTTGTACAGACAGAAAAAATGTCTGCCCTTGGTCAATTAGTGGCAGGAGTTGCTCATGAAATTAATAATCCCGTTGGTTTTATTCATGGCAATCTTGGACACGCTTCAATATATTTCCAAGATATGATTAACCTTATTAATCTCTATCAGGAATATTATCCTAATCCAGTTGTAGAAATTCAAGAGGAAATTAGTGCGATAGATTTGAATCATCTGCTTTGGGATCTACCGAACTTAATTTCTTCAATGAAAGAGGGTGTCCAGCGCATTCGTAACATTAGTACTAGTCTGAGAACCTTTTCTCGTGCAGATAGCGATCGCAAAATTTATTGCAACATTCATGATGGCATTGATAGCACAATTATGATTCTCAAACACCGCTTAAAAGCATCCGAAAACCGACCTGATATTCAAGTAATTAGAGATTACGATAATTTGCCAGAATTAGAATGTTTTATTGGACAATTAAATCAGGTATTTATGAATTTATTAGCTAATGCTATTGATGCTTTAGAAGAGTCGAATATAGGACGTACCTATATTGAAATTGAAGCAAATCCTAATCAAATTTTGATTCAGACTATCCTCAATGAAAACAAAAATCATATTTTGATTCGCATTAAAGATAATGGGGTGGGAATGTCAACTGATGTCCAGGAAAAAATCTTTGACCATTTATTCACTACTAAGCCTGTGGGTCAAGGTACAGGATTAGGATTATCAATTGCTCGTCAAATTGTTGTAGAAAAACATGGAGGAACTCTGGAGGTAAATTCATCACCAGAACAAGGTTCAGAGTTTATCATTAAACTTCCTATTTAA
- a CDS encoding cytochrome P450: MQLPNLLESPSLVQKLHWVSDPIGYMENAAQQYPDIFTGEIVGFGGTVVFVNQPQAIQEILTNDRKKFTAVGELNGILKPLLGDYSVLMLEGDRHKRQRQLVTPSFHGERMQAYGQLICNASEKIFSQLPLNKPFFARDLTKEISLQVILQAIFGFYEGEKIQKLRQLLPSFLQLFESPLTSSLFLFSSLQQDLGVWSPWGKFLRVREKIDQFLYTEITECKQQRDPERTDILSLLISCRDEAGQPMTDQELHDQLITLILAGYDTTATAMAWGLYWIHKKPLVREKLLQELDTLGDSLDPISISRLPYLTAICNETLRIYPVTMFSFPRVVQEPLELLGHPLDAGTILLPSIYLTHHREDLYPQSKQFKPERFIERQFSPYEFLPFGGGVRRCMGEALALFEIKLALATIVSRYDLTLVDHRPEQPQRRGFNLAPSSGVKMVMIGQRARQESLINMTTTPAS, from the coding sequence ATGCAACTACCTAATCTTCTCGAAAGTCCCTCTTTAGTACAAAAGCTTCATTGGGTTAGTGACCCAATAGGCTATATGGAAAATGCAGCCCAGCAATATCCTGATATTTTTACTGGTGAAATAGTCGGTTTTGGCGGTACAGTGGTCTTTGTGAATCAACCCCAAGCAATTCAGGAAATTTTAACTAACGATCGCAAAAAGTTTACAGCCGTCGGCGAACTCAACGGAATTTTAAAGCCTCTTTTAGGGGATTATTCCGTTCTGATGCTGGAGGGCGATCGCCACAAACGCCAACGACAACTCGTGACACCCTCTTTTCATGGAGAGCGGATGCAAGCCTATGGTCAGCTAATCTGTAATGCTTCTGAAAAAATCTTTAGTCAGTTACCACTAAATAAGCCATTTTTTGCTCGTGACCTAACAAAAGAAATATCTCTGCAAGTTATTTTACAGGCTATCTTTGGCTTTTATGAAGGAGAAAAAATTCAAAAACTTAGGCAACTATTACCATCCTTCTTACAGCTTTTTGAGTCGCCTCTTACTTCTAGTTTATTTCTTTTCTCGTCCTTGCAACAAGATTTAGGAGTTTGGAGTCCTTGGGGAAAGTTCCTGCGCGTTCGAGAGAAAATTGATCAATTTCTCTACACTGAAATTACTGAGTGTAAGCAACAACGCGATCCAGAACGCACCGATATTCTCTCTTTGCTTATATCATGTCGGGATGAAGCAGGTCAACCGATGACAGATCAAGAGTTGCACGATCAGTTAATAACCCTAATACTTGCTGGCTATGATACTACTGCAACGGCAATGGCTTGGGGATTATACTGGATTCACAAAAAGCCTTTAGTTCGTGAAAAACTGCTCCAAGAACTGGATACTCTAGGTGATTCTCTAGATCCTATAAGCATTTCCCGACTACCATATCTTACAGCTATCTGTAATGAAACCTTGCGAATTTACCCCGTCACCATGTTTTCCTTTCCCAGGGTAGTGCAAGAACCCCTGGAATTATTGGGACATCCTTTAGATGCTGGAACTATACTGCTTCCCAGTATTTATCTCACTCATCATCGAGAGGATTTATATCCCCAATCTAAGCAATTTAAACCAGAGCGCTTTATTGAACGTCAATTTTCTCCCTATGAATTCCTGCCCTTTGGCGGTGGTGTCCGTCGTTGTATGGGCGAAGCTTTGGCTCTATTTGAAATTAAGCTAGCATTAGCAACCATTGTGTCACGCTATGACTTGACGCTAGTTGATCATCGGCCAGAACAACCTCAGCGTCGAGGTTTTAACCTTGCTCCAAGCAGTGGAGTTAAAATGGTAATGATAGGACAACGTGCGCGTCAAGAGTCTTTAATTAATATGACAACTACACCCGCATCTTAA
- a CDS encoding FIST signal transduction protein, translating to MFKTVVGHSNDPDSLSAVEEVIQQCANSLAGDIPKAGILFSAIDFEHPLILQQIYQAFPGIELIGGTTDGEISSVLEFQQDSITLMLFCSDEVEIHAGVGRKVSSDPIAVTKQAVEQAQAKSTATPSLCLTHPESLTISGVSILNGLKLALGQNVPIFGGLAGDQSRYQNTYQFFQTEVLSDSVPILLFSGTILFSHGVASGWNPIGQTSQVTKVDKNILYEIDGKPALDFYHHYLGLLPPSMEYPLAVFERDGDKFYIRAPIAYNQQSGSITFFADIPDKAIIQIAEAGYEDILAASKASFMNALDNYPGAEPSAVLFFSCVARRQILGTRAKEEYQNTKLCWANHLPGCGFYSYGEIAPIDRISQTQFHNETFVTLILGTR from the coding sequence ATGTTTAAAACAGTAGTAGGTCACAGTAACGATCCAGATTCTCTATCAGCAGTTGAAGAAGTTATTCAGCAATGTGCTAATTCTCTTGCAGGAGATATACCAAAAGCTGGGATTCTTTTTTCAGCAATTGACTTTGAACATCCTCTCATTTTGCAGCAAATTTATCAAGCTTTTCCGGGAATTGAGTTGATTGGTGGAACCACAGATGGAGAAATTTCTTCAGTCTTAGAGTTTCAGCAGGACTCAATCACTTTAATGTTGTTTTGCTCAGACGAAGTTGAAATTCATGCAGGAGTTGGACGTAAAGTTTCAAGCGATCCAATTGCTGTAACTAAACAAGCTGTAGAGCAAGCCCAAGCAAAAAGCACCGCGACTCCAAGTCTATGTTTAACTCATCCAGAGAGTCTTACAATTAGTGGTGTATCTATATTAAATGGCTTAAAGTTAGCTCTGGGTCAAAATGTGCCAATATTCGGTGGTTTGGCAGGCGACCAGTCCAGATATCAAAATACATATCAATTTTTTCAAACAGAAGTATTAAGTGATTCTGTACCAATTCTGCTTTTTTCTGGCACAATATTGTTTTCTCATGGTGTTGCAAGTGGTTGGAATCCTATCGGTCAAACAAGTCAAGTGACTAAGGTGGATAAGAACATACTCTATGAAATAGATGGTAAACCAGCTTTAGATTTTTATCATCATTATCTAGGTTTGCTTCCTCCTTCAATGGAATATCCTCTAGCAGTATTTGAGCGGGATGGAGACAAATTTTATATAAGAGCCCCTATTGCTTACAATCAGCAATCTGGTAGCATCACCTTTTTTGCAGATATTCCCGATAAAGCTATTATTCAAATTGCAGAAGCAGGTTATGAAGATATTTTGGCAGCTTCCAAAGCATCATTCATGAATGCTTTAGATAATTATCCAGGTGCAGAACCAAGTGCTGTTTTATTTTTTTCATGTGTAGCTCGTCGGCAAATACTTGGTACTAGAGCAAAGGAAGAGTACCAGAATACAAAACTCTGTTGGGCTAACCATTTACCTGGTTGTGGATTTTATTCTTATGGAGAAATTGCTCCTATAGATCGAATTAGCCAGACACAATTTCACAATGAAACATTTGTAACCTTAATTTTGGGAACTCGGTAA